The Moorena sp. SIOASIH genome includes a window with the following:
- a CDS encoding type I polyketide synthase translates to MKKNEDNVSDLSPLQRSMLVIEGLKSKLKNIEYAKTEPIAIVGMACRFPGEANDPQQFWQILSNGIDTITEIPKERWDIDAYYDPNPEAPGKTYSPYGAFLQNIDWFDPEFFKISPREALSMDPQHRLLLEVSWEALENAGNIPQRLHGSPTGVFIGITLSEYGSITKQAELDSNIGSYAITGLPLYAAAGRLSYTLGLTGPSMAIDTACSSSLVAIHQACQSLRQQECEMALAGGVNIYSSLEPLVSMSQAQMLSPDGHCKTFDALADGANCAEGCGILVLKRLSDAQSSGDRILALIRGSAVNQDGPSSGFTVPNGSSQQKLIRQALKVAKVEPSQVSYIEAHGTGTAIGDPIELRSLAAVFEEEDSREKPLMLGSVKTNIGHTASAAGVSGVIKTILQLQHRQIAPHLHLKNPTPKFNWEQFPVVLPTKLTAWEVNEGSRIAGVSSFGGSGTNAHVVLEEAPLQVKSQKSEEKQERPLHLLTLSAKTAKALEELVSRYYKHLESNAELELADICYTANTGRLHFNHRLAIIASHQQELQEKLLQLKVREEVSGVFSGEQESNTSPPKVAFIFTGQGSQYFNMGHQLYQTQPVFRETLDKCDQILSPLLEHSLLEVIYDFNTEELKSTLLEQTAYTQPALFAIEYALAQLWQSWGIKPDILMGHSVGEYVAATVAGVFSLEDGLKLIATRGRLMQQLPSGGEMVSVMASESKVQSIIQPYVDKVALAKPAVGIAAINGPKSIVISGETEAIGDIIKSLESEEIKTKRLQVSHAFHSPLMSPMLAEFEKVANQLTFNKPRIPVISNVTGARADDSIASAKYWVNHVSQPVRFAEGMKTLHEQDYQVFLEIGPKPILLGMGIQCLPEGVGVWLPSLRPGVDEWQQMVSSLGQLYVQGIHVDWSDFDRDYDRQKVVLPTYPFQRQRYWIEIKDKYHKNQDLSRKEIVHPLLGTRLYCAAQQEQIIFESLLATDNPFYLQDHQVFEQALFPTTAYLEIALAAGLNQFKTSQLIVEDFVIGKGLILPEGEVKIVQTVLTLLEDKVYQFKVFSQQQQEGKDEARWILHAQGKIRPIATESVITSVELEKYKAECNEAIDVKEHYQKCQQQKIHHGVSFQGIQQLWTGSNQTIGQIQLPQKLVSGVTDYLLHPSLLDGALHVPLLDAGLRSSTLRDSNQTYLPVAIEQLKVYARPGLSLWAIGSVSKSKVKTEESLTTQATLVNEDGEIIATVEGLQVKKATPESLRSTEALSIANLLYEVEWRNKARFGRLLPPAFLQKPIEIEQQLNLQLAGIIKENQAILELHSEISTTLEELSVDYIVQILNDIGWPYKAGDIFAKDSAIKRLGIVPTHQRLFNRMLQILAEVGILQETQQQWQVIQNLETLKRANPEEKFQTLLSEYPDGEPQLTLLHRCASQLSEVLRGAIDPVELVFPQGDLSTTSHMYKEAPAAKVMNSLIQKTITKVIEKLPQSRGLRILEIGAGTGGTTSYVLPHLNPSQTEYVFTDIGVMFVTKAQETFRKYPFVRYQTLDIEVDPVTQGLEANQYDLIIASNVLHATTSIKQTLSHVRKLLAPKGRLVLLETITPIRFLDLIFGMLEGWWMFQDLELRPDYPLISQTKWKQLLLESGFSQVISLPETEEVPEILSVQVMILAEANETTVNANSSEPKGWLILADTQGVAQQLATQLRSSGEVCTLVFTGERYQQIAPEEFTLNPNHPEEFEKLIATVADQLPSLYGVVQCWTLEAKAGKNISSQELEELYQLGCGTILSLVQALIKGGLSQTPRLWLVTCGSQPVPENEPVISGVAQSSVWGMGKVISLEHPELSCVRIDLDPQETLENQASVLFSEIWSEDGQEDQVALRKNARYVPRLVSNRHQPTTTDKQKLIPSQPFRLIMSEKGSLDNLTLEPTTRRPAAAGEVEILVKATGLNFLDVVAALGLLPQQVDGVSQQHLLEMNSFGIECAGYIVAVGEGVKGFEIGDSVIAMAAGSFSQYVNVSASSVVIKPDFLSFEEAASIPANFLTAYYALHHVAKISVGDKILIHAAAGGTGMAAVQIAQQAGAEVFATASPPKWEALQQMGVKHIMNSRTVEFADRVMEITEGKGVNVVLNSLTSEEFVAKSLSAVSSQGRFVEIAKRGVWDSNKVAEIRPDLSYFVVDLARTAQEQPELINSMLQELIDKFSKSLLKPPPLKLFPIEEVISAFRYMQQAKHIGKIVVTQTAQQADTTTKEPLSFREDASYLITGGMGGLGLLVARWMVSKGAKHLVLLGRRSPDDAVVKKLTELEQAGAKVVVEKADVSKWDSMQRVFENINKSTFPLAGVIHSAGSLSDGVLLNQSWSSFEKVMSPKVQGAWHLHQLTQNQQLDFFVLFSSIASLFGSPGQGNHSAANGFLDGLAHYRRSVGLPGLSIHWGTVSQVGEAAERGADIRSQQQGVGAITPDQVIESLELVMSTSNVEVGIVRIDWSAWQERTDKWSFLADWKEITSSTTQESKSEFLQKLEAATVSEKRELLVSLVRTQVAKVLGMSNGESIGLDKGFFDLGIDSLTSVELRNKLQTILGCSIPSTLAFDYPTVGKLVDYLNQDLVEKEQISKTSESPNSAVDETEELKGVAKKLAEELGLDL, encoded by the coding sequence ATGAAAAAAAATGAAGATAATGTTAGCGATCTATCCCCATTACAACGTTCAATGTTGGTCATTGAGGGATTAAAATCAAAGTTAAAAAATATCGAATATGCCAAAACAGAACCAATTGCAATAGTTGGAATGGCCTGTCGGTTTCCTGGGGAAGCTAATGACCCCCAGCAATTCTGGCAAATTCTGTCCAATGGAATTGATACTATTACAGAAATACCAAAGGAGCGTTGGGACATAGATGCCTACTATGACCCCAATCCAGAAGCCCCTGGTAAGACATATAGTCCCTATGGAGCATTTTTACAAAACATAGACTGGTTTGACCCTGAATTTTTCAAAATTTCACCCAGGGAAGCTCTTAGTATGGACCCACAACATCGCCTACTCCTTGAGGTTAGCTGGGAAGCATTAGAAAATGCAGGAAACATTCCACAACGGTTGCATGGTAGTCCCACAGGAGTCTTTATCGGCATTACTCTCAGTGAGTATGGTTCAATTACTAAACAAGCTGAATTGGATAGTAATATTGGCTCCTATGCAATAACAGGATTACCATTATACGCTGCTGCTGGCCGTCTTTCCTACACTTTAGGACTAACTGGTCCGTCTATGGCGATCGACACCGCCTGTTCTTCTTCCTTAGTAGCTATCCATCAAGCTTGCCAAAGCTTACGACAACAAGAATGTGAAATGGCTTTGGCTGGAGGAGTGAATATTTACTCATCCTTAGAACCTTTGGTATCTATGTCCCAGGCTCAAATGTTATCTCCTGATGGTCACTGCAAAACTTTTGATGCCCTTGCTGATGGCGCTAACTGTGCAGAAGGATGTGGCATTTTGGTGCTTAAACGTCTATCTGATGCCCAAAGTTCTGGCGATCGTATTCTGGCACTTATTCGCGGTTCGGCAGTGAATCAAGATGGACCTAGCAGTGGGTTTACAGTTCCCAATGGCTCATCCCAACAAAAGTTAATTCGTCAAGCTCTGAAAGTTGCGAAAGTAGAACCAAGTCAAGTCAGTTACATAGAAGCTCATGGCACAGGAACAGCCATAGGAGACCCAATTGAGCTCAGGTCTTTGGCAGCAGTATTTGAGGAAGAAGACTCCAGAGAAAAACCTTTAATGCTTGGCTCGGTAAAAACTAATATAGGTCATACTGCATCTGCTGCTGGAGTATCAGGAGTAATTAAAACTATATTGCAGTTACAGCATCGACAGATAGCACCTCATCTGCACCTTAAAAATCCAACACCTAAGTTTAATTGGGAGCAGTTTCCTGTAGTGTTACCGACTAAACTAACAGCTTGGGAAGTGAATGAAGGTAGTAGAATTGCTGGAGTTAGTTCATTTGGTGGAAGTGGGACTAATGCTCATGTAGTTTTGGAAGAAGCACCACTGCAGGTCAAAAGTCAAAAGTCAGAAGAGAAACAGGAGCGTCCCCTTCATCTATTAACTCTCTCAGCCAAAACTGCAAAAGCTCTTGAAGAGTTAGTCAGTCGTTATTATAAGCATCTCGAAAGTAATGCGGAATTAGAACTAGCGGATATTTGTTACACAGCCAATACAGGACGCCTCCATTTCAATCATCGCCTGGCAATTATTGCTTCTCATCAGCAGGAATTACAAGAAAAACTGCTACAGTTGAAAGTAAGGGAGGAAGTAAGTGGAGTATTTTCTGGGGAACAGGAAAGCAACACAAGTCCGCCAAAAGTAGCATTTATATTTACAGGTCAAGGTTCCCAGTATTTTAACATGGGGCATCAACTCTATCAAACTCAACCAGTTTTTCGTGAAACCCTAGATAAATGTGACCAAATTTTAAGTCCGCTTCTAGAGCATTCTCTGCTAGAAGTTATCTATGATTTTAATACAGAGGAACTAAAGTCAACCCTGCTAGAACAAACCGCCTATACCCAACCAGCTCTATTTGCTATTGAATATGCTTTAGCTCAATTATGGCAATCTTGGGGAATCAAACCAGATATACTTATGGGTCACAGTGTTGGGGAGTATGTAGCAGCAACTGTAGCAGGAGTTTTCAGTCTCGAAGATGGTCTGAAACTAATTGCCACTAGAGGACGGTTGATGCAACAGTTGCCCTCTGGGGGTGAGATGGTTTCAGTGATGGCATCAGAGTCAAAAGTGCAATCAATTATTCAACCATATGTAGATAAAGTAGCGTTGGCGAAGCCCGCCGTAGGCATCGCAGCTATTAATGGACCGAAAAGTATAGTAATTTCAGGTGAAACTGAAGCAATAGGGGATATTATTAAAAGTCTAGAATCAGAAGAGATAAAGACTAAACGACTACAAGTCTCCCACGCTTTCCACTCACCATTAATGTCTCCGATGTTGGCAGAGTTTGAAAAGGTTGCCAATCAATTGACATTTAATAAGCCACGGATTCCAGTGATCTCAAATGTCACAGGAGCAAGAGCAGACGATAGTATTGCCAGTGCTAAATATTGGGTCAATCATGTGAGCCAACCAGTGAGGTTTGCTGAAGGTATGAAGACCTTGCATGAACAAGACTATCAAGTCTTTCTAGAAATCGGACCGAAACCAATTTTGTTAGGTATGGGTATTCAATGTTTACCAGAAGGAGTTGGTGTGTGGTTGCCATCGTTGCGTCCTGGAGTAGACGAATGGCAACAAATGGTCTCTAGTTTAGGACAGTTGTATGTGCAGGGGATTCATGTAGATTGGTCAGACTTTGACAGAGATTACGACCGTCAGAAGGTAGTCTTGCCTACTTATCCATTCCAACGACAACGCTATTGGATAGAAATAAAAGATAAATACCATAAAAATCAAGATTTATCAAGAAAAGAAATTGTTCATCCCCTGTTAGGTACAAGGTTATATTGTGCAGCGCAGCAAGAACAAATAATATTTGAATCTCTTCTTGCTACAGATAACCCATTCTACCTCCAAGACCATCAGGTGTTCGAGCAAGCCCTGTTTCCAACAACTGCCTACTTAGAAATAGCTCTTGCTGCTGGGTTAAACCAATTTAAAACTTCCCAACTGATTGTGGAAGACTTTGTGATTGGTAAGGGATTGATTTTACCAGAAGGGGAAGTTAAAATAGTTCAGACAGTTCTTACTTTATTAGAAGACAAAGTTTACCAGTTTAAAGTTTTCAGTCAACAACAACAGGAGGGGAAAGATGAAGCCCGTTGGATACTCCATGCTCAAGGAAAAATCAGACCCATAGCAACTGAAAGTGTGATTACAAGTGTAGAACTGGAAAAGTATAAAGCTGAGTGTAATGAAGCAATAGATGTCAAAGAACATTACCAAAAATGTCAACAACAAAAGATTCATCATGGAGTAAGTTTCCAAGGAATCCAACAGTTGTGGACTGGCTCAAACCAAACAATAGGTCAGATTCAGTTGCCACAAAAACTGGTGTCAGGAGTAACAGATTATCTATTACATCCGTCTTTATTAGATGGTGCTTTGCATGTGCCTTTATTAGATGCAGGTTTGCGCTCAAGCACATTGAGAGATAGTAATCAAACTTATCTACCAGTAGCTATCGAGCAGTTAAAAGTATATGCTCGTCCTGGACTTTCCTTGTGGGCGATCGGATCGGTTAGTAAATCTAAGGTAAAAACTGAAGAAAGTTTAACTACTCAAGCTACTCTTGTCAATGAAGACGGAGAAATTATTGCTACAGTAGAAGGCTTACAAGTTAAAAAAGCGACACCGGAAAGTTTACGCTCGACTGAAGCATTATCAATTGCCAATTTGCTATATGAAGTGGAATGGAGAAACAAAGCTCGTTTTGGTCGGCTACTACCTCCTGCTTTTCTGCAAAAACCGATAGAAATTGAGCAACAATTGAATCTCCAATTGGCAGGAATAATAAAAGAAAATCAGGCTATTTTAGAGCTACATTCGGAAATATCAACTACCTTAGAAGAGTTGAGTGTAGATTATATTGTGCAGATATTGAATGATATTGGTTGGCCTTATAAAGCAGGAGATATTTTTGCCAAAGATTCTGCAATTAAACGATTAGGCATAGTTCCTACCCATCAGCGACTGTTTAACCGGATGCTCCAGATTTTAGCCGAAGTGGGAATACTGCAAGAAACTCAACAGCAGTGGCAAGTCATACAAAATTTAGAGACTTTAAAGAGAGCTAACCCAGAGGAAAAATTTCAAACTCTGCTGAGTGAGTATCCAGATGGAGAGCCACAATTGACTCTTCTGCATCGTTGTGCTTCTCAACTGAGTGAGGTATTACGAGGAGCGATTGACCCAGTGGAACTGGTGTTCCCTCAAGGTGATTTAAGCACCACTAGTCACATGTATAAAGAGGCACCAGCCGCTAAGGTGATGAACAGTCTGATCCAAAAAACCATTACCAAAGTAATTGAGAAATTACCACAGAGTCGTGGGTTAAGAATATTGGAGATTGGAGCAGGAACCGGCGGTACCACCAGCTATGTTCTTCCCCATCTAAATCCCAGTCAAACAGAATATGTTTTTACTGACATTGGGGTGATGTTTGTTACTAAAGCCCAAGAAACATTCCGGAAATACCCATTTGTGCGCTATCAAACTCTGGATATTGAAGTCGATCCGGTAACTCAAGGACTTGAGGCAAATCAATACGATCTGATCATTGCCAGCAATGTACTTCATGCCACTACCAGTATCAAGCAAACTTTATCCCATGTGCGAAAACTGCTGGCACCAAAGGGACGGTTGGTGTTGTTGGAAACCATAACTCCCATTAGATTTCTCGATCTAATATTTGGGATGTTAGAAGGATGGTGGATGTTCCAAGATTTGGAGTTACGACCGGACTATCCTCTGATTTCTCAAACTAAATGGAAACAGTTGCTCCTAGAAAGTGGTTTTTCTCAAGTTATCTCTCTGCCTGAGACTGAGGAAGTGCCAGAAATATTGTCCGTACAGGTAATGATTCTTGCTGAAGCTAATGAAACGACTGTAAATGCAAACTCATCGGAACCGAAGGGTTGGTTGATACTGGCAGATACTCAAGGAGTAGCTCAACAGCTAGCTACTCAACTGCGGTCATCGGGAGAAGTTTGTACATTAGTCTTTACTGGAGAGCGATATCAACAAATTGCACCAGAAGAATTTACGCTCAACCCCAATCACCCAGAGGAGTTTGAGAAATTAATAGCTACTGTAGCAGACCAGTTACCTTCTCTATATGGGGTAGTCCAATGCTGGACTCTGGAAGCTAAAGCGGGTAAAAACATTAGTTCCCAAGAGTTAGAAGAATTATATCAACTAGGGTGTGGCACTATATTATCTTTAGTACAAGCCTTAATCAAAGGAGGATTATCTCAAACACCCAGATTATGGTTAGTAACTTGTGGGTCTCAACCAGTACCGGAAAATGAGCCTGTAATCTCTGGAGTTGCTCAATCTTCGGTATGGGGAATGGGGAAAGTAATTAGCTTAGAACACCCTGAACTCAGCTGTGTGCGCATTGATTTAGACCCGCAGGAAACTTTAGAGAATCAAGCATCGGTACTGTTTTCGGAAATCTGGTCAGAAGATGGACAAGAAGACCAAGTAGCGTTGCGAAAGAATGCTCGTTATGTACCTCGATTAGTAAGCAATCGTCATCAGCCAACAACCACAGACAAACAAAAACTAATACCCTCACAACCTTTCCGACTAATTATGTCTGAGAAGGGTAGTTTAGACAACTTAACCTTAGAGCCAACCACTAGACGTCCTGCAGCAGCAGGAGAAGTGGAAATTCTCGTGAAGGCAACAGGACTCAATTTTCTAGATGTGGTAGCAGCATTAGGATTGCTTCCTCAGCAAGTAGATGGAGTATCCCAACAGCATTTACTGGAAATGAATAGTTTTGGTATAGAATGTGCTGGCTATATAGTAGCTGTAGGAGAAGGAGTCAAAGGGTTTGAGATTGGAGACTCAGTTATAGCTATGGCTGCTGGCAGTTTCAGTCAATATGTTAATGTTAGTGCTAGTTCTGTAGTTATCAAACCAGATTTTCTCAGCTTTGAGGAAGCAGCATCTATTCCGGCTAATTTCTTAACTGCTTATTATGCTTTGCATCATGTTGCCAAGATTTCTGTAGGCGATAAAATTTTAATCCATGCTGCTGCTGGAGGAACTGGAATGGCGGCTGTTCAAATTGCACAGCAAGCAGGGGCTGAAGTTTTTGCCACCGCTAGTCCACCCAAATGGGAAGCACTGCAACAAATGGGAGTCAAACACATTATGAACTCCCGGACAGTGGAGTTTGCGGATCGGGTGATGGAAATCACTGAGGGTAAAGGAGTAAATGTTGTACTCAACTCTCTGACATCAGAAGAATTTGTTGCCAAGAGTCTGTCAGCAGTAAGTTCCCAAGGTCGGTTTGTGGAAATTGCTAAACGAGGAGTATGGGACTCAAACAAGGTAGCAGAAATCAGACCTGATTTGTCTTACTTCGTGGTGGATTTGGCGCGAACAGCTCAAGAGCAACCAGAGTTAATTAATTCAATGTTGCAGGAGTTGATAGATAAGTTTTCCAAGAGCTTACTAAAACCACCACCTTTGAAGCTATTTCCCATAGAGGAAGTAATTAGCGCTTTCCGTTATATGCAGCAAGCCAAACATATTGGCAAGATTGTAGTAACTCAAACTGCACAGCAAGCTGATACTACTACCAAAGAACCTCTGAGTTTCCGGGAAGATGCTTCCTACTTGATTACAGGAGGTATGGGAGGTTTGGGTTTACTGGTTGCTCGTTGGATGGTGTCCAAGGGAGCCAAGCATTTAGTCTTGCTGGGACGTCGTTCTCCTGATGATGCTGTTGTGAAAAAATTAACTGAGTTAGAACAAGCAGGTGCTAAGGTTGTAGTCGAAAAGGCTGATGTTTCCAAGTGGGATTCCATGCAGCGGGTATTTGAGAACATTAACAAATCCACCTTCCCACTAGCAGGAGTAATTCATTCAGCAGGATCTTTATCCGATGGAGTGCTCTTAAACCAGAGTTGGTCAAGTTTTGAGAAAGTGATGTCTCCCAAAGTTCAGGGTGCTTGGCATTTGCATCAATTGACCCAAAACCAGCAATTGGACTTTTTTGTGCTGTTTTCTTCTATAGCATCTCTGTTCGGTTCACCAGGTCAGGGAAATCATTCGGCAGCAAATGGGTTTTTGGATGGTCTAGCTCATTATCGTCGAAGTGTGGGGTTACCAGGATTAAGTATTCATTGGGGTACAGTGTCTCAGGTAGGAGAAGCAGCAGAGCGTGGTGCAGATATTAGATCGCAGCAGCAGGGTGTAGGAGCAATAACGCCAGATCAAGTAATAGAGTCCCTAGAGTTAGTGATGAGTACTTCAAATGTGGAAGTAGGGATAGTACGGATTGATTGGTCAGCATGGCAAGAGCGAACAGATAAATGGTCATTTCTGGCAGATTGGAAAGAAATCACCAGTAGCACCACCCAAGAATCGAAATCAGAGTTTCTACAAAAGTTAGAAGCAGCGACGGTATCTGAAAAACGAGAGTTGTTAGTCAGTCTGGTTAGAACTCAAGTAGCTAAGGTACTAGGTATGAGTAATGGAGAATCCATAGGTTTAGATAAAGGCTTTTTTGATTTAGGGATAGATTCATTGACATCTGTGGAATTGAGGAATAAATTGCAAACAATTTTAGGGTGTTCAATTCCGTCAACTCTAGCTTTTGACTATCCAACTGTGGGTAAACTTGTAGATTATTTGAATCAAGATTTAGTTGAAAAAGAGCAAATATCAAAGACGAGCGAATCACCAAACAGTGCTGTTGATGAAACCGAAGAACTAAAAGGGGTTGCTAAAAAATTAGCCGAGGAGTTGGGATTAGATTTGTAG